The Solibacillus sp. FSL W7-1436 genome window below encodes:
- a CDS encoding NUDIX hydrolase, giving the protein MDLNHLKGQLAKPQPLFLGEDTAFRSAVLIPLVKKQGEWHILFEVRAFTMRKQPGDISFPGGKIDETDESPLAAALRETHEELGIDQQSIELIGRLSPFVISPAFVVYPFIGIIEQSELDTFNKDEVEELFTVPLNWLLTHEPYVHYVPIEPKPPIDFPYDKIANGENYEWRASRMEEWFYEYGKYTIWGLTARLLKHFIEKLK; this is encoded by the coding sequence ATGGATTTAAATCATCTGAAAGGACAGCTTGCAAAACCGCAGCCTCTGTTTTTAGGGGAAGACACTGCTTTTCGGTCGGCCGTGCTCATCCCGCTTGTAAAAAAACAGGGCGAGTGGCATATTTTGTTTGAAGTGCGTGCATTCACGATGCGCAAACAACCTGGTGATATTAGCTTTCCTGGCGGGAAAATTGATGAGACAGATGAATCGCCGCTCGCTGCAGCGCTTCGGGAAACACATGAAGAGCTCGGAATTGACCAGCAGTCGATTGAACTAATAGGCCGTCTCAGTCCATTTGTTATATCACCGGCTTTTGTTGTCTATCCGTTCATCGGCATCATCGAACAGTCGGAACTGGACACATTTAATAAGGATGAAGTCGAAGAGTTGTTCACAGTCCCGTTAAACTGGTTGCTGACACATGAACCGTATGTGCATTATGTTCCGATTGAACCGAAGCCTCCGATTGATTTCCCGTATGATAAAATTGCGAACGGCGAAAATTACGAGTGGCGCGCAAGCCGGATGGAAGAATGGTTTTATGAATACGGAAAGTACACAATCTGGGGTCTGACAGCACGATTATTAAAGCACTTTATTGAAAAATTAAAATAA
- a CDS encoding carboxypeptidase M32: MQQTFINYVKKMQNYSEALSVIYWDMRTGAPRKGLEQRAEVIGTLSAELFALQTSDELGKMLSELQNEKLDFVTQRLYEEVKKEYDESKKIPAEEFKAYTILKAKSEAAWEEAKEKSNFQIFLPYLKEVIDYQKRFVQYWGIKNGSAYNTLLDKYEPNMTTDTLDELFGELKATIVPLVKSIGESKNKPDTSLLFKHFPKSGQHAASLELLKQFGYDFEAGRLDETVHPFMIGLNSGDIRITTKYDENDFRSAVFGTIHECGHALYEQNIDASLNGLPLSTGASMGIHESQSLFYENIIGRNESFWKHHYAILQKHSPEQFGDVPSEAFLKAINFSEPSLIRIEADELTYPLHIMIRYEIEREIFNGDLQAEDLPRVWNEKYEEYLGIRPQNDAEGVLQDMHWSDGSFGYFPSYALGFMYAAQWKHAMDQDIPNFDELCERGELAPIKEWLTNKVHQYGALKKPNELILEGTGEPLSAKYLTDYLQDKYTQLYNL; this comes from the coding sequence ATGCAACAAACCTTTATTAATTATGTGAAGAAAATGCAAAACTATTCAGAGGCGCTTTCCGTTATTTATTGGGATATGCGTACAGGGGCTCCCCGAAAAGGGTTGGAACAACGTGCGGAAGTGATTGGAACCTTGTCTGCAGAATTATTTGCTCTTCAAACGAGTGATGAGCTGGGGAAAATGCTTTCTGAGCTTCAAAATGAGAAACTGGACTTTGTAACACAGCGTCTTTATGAAGAAGTTAAGAAAGAATATGACGAGTCTAAAAAGATACCGGCCGAGGAATTTAAAGCTTACACGATTTTAAAAGCGAAATCGGAAGCGGCATGGGAAGAAGCAAAAGAAAAATCGAATTTCCAGATTTTTTTACCGTACTTAAAAGAAGTAATCGATTATCAGAAGCGGTTTGTTCAGTACTGGGGCATTAAAAATGGTTCTGCCTATAATACATTATTGGACAAATATGAACCGAATATGACGACGGATACGCTCGACGAGTTATTCGGTGAGCTGAAGGCAACAATCGTTCCTTTAGTAAAGTCGATCGGTGAATCAAAAAACAAACCGGACACTTCCCTGTTATTTAAACACTTCCCGAAAAGCGGACAACATGCCGCTTCACTGGAATTGTTGAAGCAGTTCGGCTATGACTTTGAAGCAGGTCGCTTGGATGAAACGGTTCATCCGTTCATGATCGGTTTAAACAGCGGAGATATCCGGATTACGACAAAGTATGATGAAAATGATTTCCGTTCCGCTGTTTTTGGCACGATTCATGAATGCGGACACGCTTTATACGAGCAAAATATTGATGCTTCATTAAACGGCCTGCCATTGTCGACAGGTGCTTCAATGGGAATACATGAATCTCAATCATTATTTTATGAAAATATTATCGGACGGAATGAAAGCTTCTGGAAACATCATTACGCTATTTTACAAAAACATTCACCTGAGCAATTTGGGGACGTACCATCCGAAGCATTTTTAAAGGCGATCAATTTCTCGGAGCCTTCATTAATACGTATCGAGGCAGACGAGCTTACGTACCCGCTTCATATCATGATCCGCTATGAAATTGAGCGTGAGATTTTCAATGGAGACTTACAGGCGGAAGACTTGCCGCGCGTTTGGAATGAAAAATACGAAGAATATTTGGGAATCCGTCCGCAAAATGATGCAGAAGGTGTGCTGCAGGATATGCACTGGAGTGATGGCAGCTTTGGCTACTTCCCAAGCTATGCGCTAGGTTTCATGTATGCTGCACAGTGGAAACACGCAATGGATCAGGACATTCCGAACTTCGATGAGCTTTGCGAACGCGGAGAACTGGCACCTATTAAAGAGTGGCTGACGAATAAAGTCCATCAATACGGTGCATTAAAAAAACCGAATGAGTTAATTTTGGAAGGTACCGGTGAACCGCTTTCCGCAAAATATTTGACCGACTACTTACAGGATAAATATACACAGCTTTATAATTTGTAG